The genomic segment CGGGCGGCGCCGCCCTGGGAATCATTTGGGCCGCCCTGCCGGGTCTTTCCACCACCATGGCCATGGCGCTGCTGGTGGGGCTCACCTACGGCATGTCGGCCCAGACCGCCATCATTTTTATCCTGGGCACCTTTACCGGTGCGGTCTTCGGCGGCGCCATCTCGGCCATCCTGATCAATATTCCCGGGACGCCGGATGCCGTTCCCACCCAGATGGCCGGATTTCCCCTGGCCAAAAAAGGGCAGGGCGGACTGGCCCTGGGAATGTCCATCACCGCATCCATGGTGGGCAACTGGGCCGGAATCCTGCTGCTGGTGGTCTGTGTACCTTATATATTAGATATTGCCATGAAATTTGCTTCCTGGGAGGTTGCCCTGCTGGCCCTGTGGGGGATCTCCATTAGCGGAACCCTTACGGCCGGAGAAATGCCGGTTAAAGGCTGGATTTCGGGCTGGCTGGGAATCCTGCTGGCCATGGTGGGACGGGAAGAGATCTATGGGGTGGAGCGCTTTATCTTCGGCAGCAATGAACTCCTGCTGGGCATCCCCTACATTCCGGTCCTGATCGGTCTGTTCGGTCTTGCCGAGATCTTTCAGGTCCTGGGCGAGCCCCACCCCTATGTGATTCCCCAGAAGATCGGCCGGATGTTTCCGCCGTTTAAGATGTTTATCAAGTACTGGAAGAGCATTGTCCGCTCTTCCATTGTCGGGCTCATTACCGGCATCATCCCGGGAGCCGGCGCCAACGTGGCGACATTTGTTTCCTACGGGCTCGGTGAAAGGGCAACCGGGCGAAAATTTTCCGACGGCGACATGGAGGGGGTGGTCTGCTCCGAGGTGGCCAACAATGCCAATATCGGCGGCGCTCTGCTGCCTTCGCTGGTGCTGGGGATTCCCGGCAGCGCGCCCACGGCCGCTTTTCTGGCTGCCCTGAACCTGCACGGCATCATTGTGGGTCCCAACATCAGCACCTATCAGCCCGGCATATTGTACTTCATGTACGGCACTCTGATTGTCGCCAATATCGCCATGTACCTTTGCGCCTTTGCCCTGATCAAGCCCAGCGTCAAACTTTTCTCCCTGCCCCGGGAAGTTCTCCTGCCCATCATCGCCATTTTCTGCGTGGCAGGATCCTACACCGAAAAAATGGCCATGTTCGACATCTACCTCATGTTCGGCTTCGGCCTGCTGGGGTTTTTCATGCGAAAGGCCGAAATTCCCATCGGACCCATGGTCCTGGGGGTGATATTGGGCAATATGCTGGATCAGAATTTCAGGCGCGCCATGGTTGTTTTTGAAAGAGAAAGCATCTGGCAGGTTCTTTACAACCGGCCGCTTGCAACAATTTTAATCATCGTGGTCATTCTCACCTTTGTGGGCAGCCTGATGCCGAAAAAGAAGAAAAAGAAACGAGGTTTATGATGGAAAAGAAGAAAAAAGAAATTGGATTGGCGGTTGTGGGCTGCGGAACCATTGGACGGATCCGGTCGATTCTGGCGCGGGATTATCCTGCCGTGGGTTGGCTGGGGGTCTGTGATTTGAAGGAAGATCTCGGCAGAAAACTGGCTGGAGATGCCAAGGCGGATTTTTTTACCACGGATTACAAGGCGCTGTTGAAGCGACCTGAAGTCAACGCGGTGATCATCGCAACGGACGAGAACTTCCACACCGGACCGACCCTGGCGGCGATTGAACGGGGTCATGACATGTTGATTGAAAAACCCCTGGCAACGGACGTCAAGGAGTCCCATCAGATTTTAACAGCCATCCAGGAAAGCGGCGTGGACGCAGTGGTCGGCTACACCAACCGCTTCCGCCGGCGCTTTCTGGCCATCAAGGAGCGGCTCAGCACCGGCCAGATCGGTGATGTGACCGCCGTGGTAACCCGTGCCCTGATGAACCGGATGGTTCCCATCGCTACAGTCCGGCGCACAGACCAGCGCAGCAACCTGACCCCCATGGTCGTTTCCGGGACGCACAGTCTGGATATGAGCCTGTGGCTGATGGAAGGAAGCGAGCCGGTTTCGATCTACGCCAGCTCTTCGGATAAATGTTTGAAAGAATGGGGAACAAAGGACGCCACTTTCGGGATTTTCAGGATGAAAGACGGGTCTATTTTCAGCATGAACATCAGTTGGGCGCTGCCGACGGTATGGCCCGGCGCAGTGTACGGCATAGAAATAGGCATCGTCGGGACCCAGGGCGTGATCGACGTTGAAGATACCCACCGGGATCTGGTCCTGGCGTCTGAAATTCCCCAGGGGGCCGGCTACAAACCCGAAGGTTTTGAACCGGAGTTTAAACGCCATGTGGATTTTCTGACCAGCTATCCCCCGGGAGACATTTGTCAGGAGCAACTCTGGGGTCCCATGCGCGAAGAAACCAATTCCTGGTTTGCGCGTGTCTGCATGGGCATGAAAACGCCGCACGCCACAGCCGCCGACGGCCATCGCAATCTGGTTCTGACCATGGCCATGGACTTGTCCGCAGCCCGGGGCGAGGTGGTGAAACTGCCCATCGACCTAAAAGAATTTTACGTCTGAAGGCTGCCACAGGAGGGTCATGGACAGACTGGAAAAGGCACTTTTGCCGTACGAAAAGAAACTGAAGCGGCAGGAACGGTTCAGGAAATCTCTGGGGGTCAGGGAGGTTGAGCACCCGACCTATGAGCGCTATATCACCGGCCCCATCGAACGGTTTGATAAAACCCGCATGGCCTTTTTGTGTATGCGCCCCGAAAACCCCCATGGCGAGGCGCTGCGCAGAAAGTTTAAAGCCCGCACAGGGTACGATCATTTTCTGAACCCCCTGCCATATGAAGACCTGGACGGAGAAGACCGCATCGGCCGGGCCATGGCGGATGCCGGCTACCGCGCCTGTACCGGCTATGATCCGGCGCCGTTTAAGGTAACGCCGCCCAACGGGCGCCTGGAGGTGACGGACACGGCCTGGGCCTCCCGGCTGGTAAAAAAGGCGGGGTTGATGTTCGGCGCCGATATCGTCCGCATCACGGCACTGGATCCGCGCTGGGTTTACAAGGATGTCGACATCACAATCCCGGTTTTTGCAAGTGGTGGATAGATGCTGAAAAGTGCATCATCTTCTGGGGCATGAACAAAAAGAAATGGCCCAGCTGCGGCGGACGCTGCATTGCGGTCTGCCCCTGGAACAAGCCCATGAACCCTTTTCACAATTGGGTGCGCCGTATGGCCATTCACGCCCCGGCGCCGATAAAAAAGCTGTTGGTCAAGGGGGACGTGCTTGCCTATGGACGCGAGAAAAAAATCAACAGCAAGGCGAAGTATTACAACCCATGAGCTTTATCAGTTTAATCATCATTTTCGTTGCTTCTGCCGCTGCCAGCGCTTTCGGCACTCTGATCGGCGGGACCAGCCTGATCACCATCCCTTTGTTGATCGTGCTGGGTCTGCCGCCGCATACGGCTATCGGAACCGACCGTTTCGGCGTGATGGGCATCGGATGGGCGGGGCTGTACAAATTTCACCATAAAAAATTTATCGATTACCGTTTAGAAGGGAGAATGGATGGCAACGGAAATAACCGGCGGCAGACTGGTCAACACAGACTGGGTCGCAGCCAATCAGAATAACCCGGCGGTTCGGATTGTTGAAATCGGAGATCTGAAAGACCCGGATGCGTATTTCAGCGGTCATATTCCGGGCGCGATCCACTGGCCCTGGGAGGAAGTGTTATGGGAAACCGGGATGCGCGAAATCGTTTCACCGGAATCGTTTTCCGGGTTGATGCAGCAAAGCGGTGTCACCCATGACACCACCATCGTGCTGTACGGCAGCCTGTGCCAGTACGCCACTTACGCTTTCTGGGTCTGCACCATGCGGGGCCATGACAACGTCAAAATCATGGACGGCAACCGGGACCTGTGGATTAAAGAGGGCCGGCCGGTTGCCACGGAAATTCCCGTGATAGAACCCTCCAAATACCCGCTCCAAAAGATCGATGTAGATTGCCGGATCGGACGGGAGGGTGTTCGGGCCGGTCTGGGAAATCCCGACCGGATACTTCTGGACTTGCGGACGCCGGAGGAGTTTAGAGGAGAACGGGTATCCCCCCCGTGGTTCGAGGTGGACCACGGTGCGGTTAAAAAAGGGCATATACCGGGCGCTCGCCATTTATACTACATGAACCTCTTGAATGCAGACGAAACCTACAAACCGGCGGGCGAACTTGCAGAGGCTTTTGGCGACGTCGGGGCAACACCGGACAAAGAGATCGTTTTGTACTGCCGTTTGAGTCATCGCGGAACCTTGGGATGGTTTGTCACGCGTTATCTGTTAGGCTACCCCCGGGTGAAGGTCTATGACGGTTCCTGGACGGAGTGGGGATCAATGCTCGGCATGCCGATTGAGAATAAATCTTTAAAAATGTAAATCCATCATCATTTTAATAACGACATTGAACTGAAAGGAAAACTAAAATGGCAGATTATGTAAAGCTGGAAGATCTTTCAAAACTGACCCAAGTACCGCCCAGAACCGGACATTATTCGGAAGTCATCACCGACACGGAGTATGAAAAGGGCCTGGCAATCAATTTCGGAATCAACGGACAGGTCTGCGGTTCCAAGCGGATTGCCATGGGAAGGACGATCATCCCGCCCCATACCGCCAATGAGCGCCACGTCCATATGAGCGCCGAAGCAGCCATGTACATCATCAGGGGCACCATGGTCCTGCTGCTGGGGCCGGAAGCCAAGATCATCAAGTGCCCGGCGGGTACATTCGTCTTTGCGCCGGAAGGGGTGATTCACGGCGTTGCCAATGCCAGCCGGACCGAGGAGGTGGAGCTGGTTTTCGCTTATGGCGGCGTTCCCTCCAAGGAGGCGGCCCGGATCGTGTTCATTGATGATACCGGAAAAGAATATCCGCCCAAGGGATGGGATAAGGAGTAGCCGCCGCAGTGCTTACTGCTGCGGTGTTTGCTTCAATCGCTCCTTGTTCCTGGGTGCAAAATGATTTTCTGGAGATTTGAATATGGAAGAAACTAAAAAGGATGCCGGGTTTCAATCCTGGAAAGACAGGATCAACTTTAATACAGTTGTGGCCATCATCCTGATCGTATTTTCCGTCACGGCCTTTATCCTGATTCCCTACCAGATCGAGAAGCCCAAGCTGTTTATGGGTCGTTCTCTTACGACCCTGACGCCGAGTCTGTTTCCGCGTATAAGTATTATCGCCCTTTTTATTTTAAGCGTCTTTTACTTTTTTTACAGCACCCAGCTCATTGAAAAGAATCTTTTTAAGGAGCTGGGCGCCAGTGGTTTAATCAGGGTACTGGTGACCATTGTCGTCTTCTTGGGCTACGCGCTTATTTTTGAACCTCTGGGCTTCGTTTTGGCCAGCGCTTTGATGGTGGCCGTCCTGACCATCTATTACGGCAACCGCAACATCCTCTTGGGTTTGCTCGTGGTGATCGGCGCGCCCCTGGCCATTTATTTCATATTTACCCATGCACTGCAGGTTTCCCTGCCGGAAGGCCTGTTGTTTTAGCTCTAAAAGGAATGTGACCCATGTGGGATAGTTTTTTACAAGGTATAATGCTTTCGTTCGGCTGGCAAACCATTGCCATGATGGCTCTGGGCGTCTTGCTGGGGATTCTGGTGGGGGCGCTTCCCGGCTTTACCACGGTCATGGCCATGGCCATTCTGCTGCCGATTTCCTTTTTTTTGAGTCCGGTGGTGGGGATTCCTTTTCTGATCGCCCTGACCAAAGGGGGTATTTATGGCGGGAGCATCCCTGCCATTCTGATTTCCATCCCCGGAACCGGCGCCTCGGTGGCCACCACCTTTGACGGCCCGGCCCTCACCAAAAAAGGGCAGGCGCGCAAGGCCATGGAAATGGCGCTTTTCGCTTCCTTTGTCGGCGACATGTCCAGCAGCGTCCTGACGATGCTGTTTATCGGCCCCATCGCCCTCGTGGCCTTGAAAATCGGCCCGCCGGAACTCACCGCCCTCGTGCTTCTCAGTCTTATCGTTATATCGGCGACCTGTACGGGTTCCCTGGTCAAGGGCCTGATCATGGGGGTTATCGGTCTGCTGCTCTCGATGATCGGCCAGGACCCCCTGGGATATATGTCGCGATTCACCTTCAATATCTTTGCCATCAAGGCCGGCATCCCCATGCTCCCCATGCTCATCGGGGTCTTTGCCATTCCCGAAATCCTCACGGCCGTTGAAAAAGAGGCGGTTTCTTATATTTCCGACAAGGTGGATCTCTCCAAGGTCGGCGAAAGGCTGAAATTCAAGGAGTTTCGCCGCAGCTTTAAAACGATTATGCGTTCGACCGGCATCGGTGCAGCCATCGGGGCATGTCCGGGAGTCGGCCAAGTGGTGGCCGCTTTTGTGGGGTACGCTGCGGCGGTAAATGCATCCAAACACCCCGAAACATTTGGTAAAGGCGAACTGGAAGGCGTGGCCGCGGCCGAAGCCGCCAACAACGCCGTAAACGGCCCGACCCTGGTGCCCTTGCTGACGCTGGGAATTCCGGGCGACAATATTACCGCCATTTTGCTGGGGGCCTTCATCGCCCAAGGACTTCGGCCGGGGCCCCAGCTTTTTGCCGAGCAGGGGCCGTTGATGTATGCGATCTTGATGTCCATGGTCATTGCCAACGTGCTGTTTCTGTTCATCGGTTATTTGACCATTCCGCTTTTTGCCAGAATCGTCACCATTAAAAAGTCCGTCCTGCTTCCCCTCATCGCCGTTTTTGCTTTCGCCGGTTCCTATGTCTACCGCTCGGATCCGTTTGACTTGATTGTGCTGGTTATCTTCGGCGCCTTCGGCTACGTCTGCAAGAAGCTCCACTTCGATGTTACCGCGATGGTGATGGCGTTCATACTATGGCCGATACTGGAATATTCTTTCGGCCAAACCCTCAGCCTGGCCCAGGGAAATTTCTTTCATTACGTGGCTTTCGATCGCCCTGTGGCCGGTTTGGTTTTCCTGATCACACCCGTCGTATCGGCCTTTTTCTGGCGAAAGGCCATGCGCAAACGTCACAAACCCAAGACTTGATAGTTTGTAAACAAAAGGAGGTGATATTAAATATATTTTTAACGAAGCAGTCGTTTTGAATGCCAAACGCCTTTTTATTAATTTAAAATTCAAGGAGCAAACCGTATGAAAACTAAGCATATCGTTCAGTCCATTTTGGTTGTTCTTTTGGTCGGTTTTCTGTGTATTGGCCCGGCCATTGCCGCTGATTATCCTGAAAAGCCGATTACCCTTATTATTCCCCTGGGTGCCGGCGGCTCCCACGATCTGAATGCCAGGGTTTTTACCAGCGTCATTCCCACCTACCTCGGGCAGCCGATGGTGATTAAACTCATGCCGGGCGCCGGCGGCCAAACCGGGACTGCGGCAGCGGTCAGGGCCAAAGCGGACGGCTACACCCTGATTTTTACCCATAACTTCATCGACCAACTCCAGCCTGTGGTGGAACAACTCCCCTACGACACCACCAAGGAACTGACCAGCGTCTGGCGGCTCAATTATGGCCCGCCCTGCTTTTACGGTCTGGCGGACAGGCCCTATAAGACCCTCCAGGAGATGCTCGATTACGGCAAGAAGAATCCCGGAAAACTGAGATTCGGGACCACCGGCAAGTGGGGCGCCGGATTTACACCGGGGGCGGTTGTCTTGACCCGGGCCGGTGTAGAGGCCGCCTTTATTCCTTACCAGGGCGGTGGGCCGGCTCTGCAGGCCACCTTGGCAGGGGATGTGGATTTTACGGTGGGCTTCCCGGCCCAGGGACTGCCGCATTTAAAGACAGGCAAGCTTCGCTTCTACGCCGTCGGGGCGGAAAAACGGCTGGAAGAGGCGCCGGATGTTCCGACGCTGCCGGAGCTGGGATACCCGGTGGGCAGCCTGCTCATGAGCCGCATCATCCTGGCCCCGCGGGGAACCCCCCCGGAACGCATCAATATTTTGCGGGAAGCTTTCAAAAAACTTTATCAGGACAAAACCTTCCTATCGCTGATGAAAAACCTGGGTGAAAACATCGAATTTATGGATGGTCCCGATTATGAAAAGGTTCGGGCTGAACAGAAAGAGGAGTATACCAGTCTGGTCAAGAAAATAACCGGGTAATAGGCGCACGTGTTGTTGTGATGATCAGCAGTTAATAGGTAGCAAAGAGATATATATGTGGCGACCGGCCTTGCATGTCTACGCAGGTCCGGTCGCCGTTTTAAGGAAACCATATGAAGAAAGTAAAAAATATCGGATTTGTCGGTCTTGGATTGATGGGCAAGGGC from the Desulfobacterales bacterium genome contains:
- a CDS encoding tripartite tricarboxylate transporter permease produces the protein MYSFFTAYDPLMILLCTGGAALGIIWAALPGLSTTMAMALLVGLTYGMSAQTAIIFILGTFTGAVFGGAISAILINIPGTPDAVPTQMAGFPLAKKGQGGLALGMSITASMVGNWAGILLLVVCVPYILDIAMKFASWEVALLALWGISISGTLTAGEMPVKGWISGWLGILLAMVGREEIYGVERFIFGSNELLLGIPYIPVLIGLFGLAEIFQVLGEPHPYVIPQKIGRMFPPFKMFIKYWKSIVRSSIVGLITGIIPGAGANVATFVSYGLGERATGRKFSDGDMEGVVCSEVANNANIGGALLPSLVLGIPGSAPTAAFLAALNLHGIIVGPNISTYQPGILYFMYGTLIVANIAMYLCAFALIKPSVKLFSLPREVLLPIIAIFCVAGSYTEKMAMFDIYLMFGFGLLGFFMRKAEIPIGPMVLGVILGNMLDQNFRRAMVVFERESIWQVLYNRPLATILIIVVILTFVGSLMPKKKKKKRGL
- a CDS encoding Gfo/Idh/MocA family oxidoreductase; this translates as MMEKKKKEIGLAVVGCGTIGRIRSILARDYPAVGWLGVCDLKEDLGRKLAGDAKADFFTTDYKALLKRPEVNAVIIATDENFHTGPTLAAIERGHDMLIEKPLATDVKESHQILTAIQESGVDAVVGYTNRFRRRFLAIKERLSTGQIGDVTAVVTRALMNRMVPIATVRRTDQRSNLTPMVVSGTHSLDMSLWLMEGSEPVSIYASSSDKCLKEWGTKDATFGIFRMKDGSIFSMNISWALPTVWPGAVYGIEIGIVGTQGVIDVEDTHRDLVLASEIPQGAGYKPEGFEPEFKRHVDFLTSYPPGDICQEQLWGPMREETNSWFARVCMGMKTPHATAADGHRNLVLTMAMDLSAARGEVVKLPIDLKEFYV
- a CDS encoding sulfite exporter TauE/SafE family protein — encoded protein: MHHLLGHEQKEMAQLRRTLHCGLPLEQAHEPFSQLGAPYGHSRPGADKKAVGQGGRACLWTREKNQQQGEVLQPMSFISLIIIFVASAAASAFGTLIGGTSLITIPLLIVLGLPPHTAIGTDRFGVMGIGWAGLYKFHHKKFIDYRLEGRMDGNGNNRRQTGQHRLGRSQSE
- a CDS encoding sulfurtransferase — translated: MATEITGGRLVNTDWVAANQNNPAVRIVEIGDLKDPDAYFSGHIPGAIHWPWEEVLWETGMREIVSPESFSGLMQQSGVTHDTTIVLYGSLCQYATYAFWVCTMRGHDNVKIMDGNRDLWIKEGRPVATEIPVIEPSKYPLQKIDVDCRIGREGVRAGLGNPDRILLDLRTPEEFRGERVSPPWFEVDHGAVKKGHIPGARHLYYMNLLNADETYKPAGELAEAFGDVGATPDKEIVLYCRLSHRGTLGWFVTRYLLGYPRVKVYDGSWTEWGSMLGMPIENKSLKM
- a CDS encoding cupin domain-containing protein, whose protein sequence is MADYVKLEDLSKLTQVPPRTGHYSEVITDTEYEKGLAINFGINGQVCGSKRIAMGRTIIPPHTANERHVHMSAEAAMYIIRGTMVLLLGPEAKIIKCPAGTFVFAPEGVIHGVANASRTEEVELVFAYGGVPSKEAARIVFIDDTGKEYPPKGWDKE
- a CDS encoding tripartite tricarboxylate transporter TctB family protein; this translates as MEETKKDAGFQSWKDRINFNTVVAIILIVFSVTAFILIPYQIEKPKLFMGRSLTTLTPSLFPRISIIALFILSVFYFFYSTQLIEKNLFKELGASGLIRVLVTIVVFLGYALIFEPLGFVLASALMVAVLTIYYGNRNILLGLLVVIGAPLAIYFIFTHALQVSLPEGLLF
- a CDS encoding tripartite tricarboxylate transporter permease, with the translated sequence MWDSFLQGIMLSFGWQTIAMMALGVLLGILVGALPGFTTVMAMAILLPISFFLSPVVGIPFLIALTKGGIYGGSIPAILISIPGTGASVATTFDGPALTKKGQARKAMEMALFASFVGDMSSSVLTMLFIGPIALVALKIGPPELTALVLLSLIVISATCTGSLVKGLIMGVIGLLLSMIGQDPLGYMSRFTFNIFAIKAGIPMLPMLIGVFAIPEILTAVEKEAVSYISDKVDLSKVGERLKFKEFRRSFKTIMRSTGIGAAIGACPGVGQVVAAFVGYAAAVNASKHPETFGKGELEGVAAAEAANNAVNGPTLVPLLTLGIPGDNITAILLGAFIAQGLRPGPQLFAEQGPLMYAILMSMVIANVLFLFIGYLTIPLFARIVTIKKSVLLPLIAVFAFAGSYVYRSDPFDLIVLVIFGAFGYVCKKLHFDVTAMVMAFILWPILEYSFGQTLSLAQGNFFHYVAFDRPVAGLVFLITPVVSAFFWRKAMRKRHKPKT
- a CDS encoding tripartite tricarboxylate transporter substrate binding protein; this translates as MKTKHIVQSILVVLLVGFLCIGPAIAADYPEKPITLIIPLGAGGSHDLNARVFTSVIPTYLGQPMVIKLMPGAGGQTGTAAAVRAKADGYTLIFTHNFIDQLQPVVEQLPYDTTKELTSVWRLNYGPPCFYGLADRPYKTLQEMLDYGKKNPGKLRFGTTGKWGAGFTPGAVVLTRAGVEAAFIPYQGGGPALQATLAGDVDFTVGFPAQGLPHLKTGKLRFYAVGAEKRLEEAPDVPTLPELGYPVGSLLMSRIILAPRGTPPERINILREAFKKLYQDKTFLSLMKNLGENIEFMDGPDYEKVRAEQKEEYTSLVKKITG